The following are encoded in a window of Streptomyces sp. 11x1 genomic DNA:
- a CDS encoding SDR family NAD(P)-dependent oxidoreductase yields the protein MTDAPVALITGGSSGIGAAVARQLLDLGHRVAVTGRGPDRLRAFAAGLGDPDSLLTLPGHAAEYADVQAAVAATLKEFGRIDTVLANAGFGTHDTVAEGDPAGWSEMVLTNVLGPALLIRASIDALKESRGRIMLVGSVAGFIHGPGNIYGATKWAVTGLAENTRRQVTEWGVGVTLIAPGRVETPFWDSYGSLPPGHLLTADQIADSVVWAIRQPAGVDINTVVVRPIGQPV from the coding sequence ATGACCGACGCTCCCGTGGCGCTCATCACCGGCGGATCCAGCGGCATCGGAGCCGCTGTCGCCCGGCAGTTGCTCGACCTCGGCCACCGGGTGGCCGTCACCGGGCGCGGGCCCGACCGGTTGCGGGCCTTCGCCGCCGGACTCGGCGATCCGGACAGCCTGTTGACCCTGCCGGGGCACGCCGCGGAGTACGCGGACGTACAGGCGGCGGTGGCCGCCACGCTGAAGGAGTTCGGGCGGATCGACACCGTCCTCGCCAACGCCGGGTTCGGCACCCACGACACGGTCGCCGAGGGGGATCCGGCCGGGTGGTCGGAGATGGTGCTGACCAATGTGCTCGGCCCGGCCCTGCTCATCCGGGCCTCCATCGACGCCCTCAAGGAGAGCAGGGGGCGGATCATGCTGGTCGGCAGCGTCGCGGGTTTCATTCACGGGCCCGGGAACATCTACGGCGCGACCAAGTGGGCCGTCACCGGGCTCGCCGAGAACACACGGCGTCAGGTCACCGAGTGGGGCGTCGGCGTGACCCTCATCGCGCCCGGCCGCGTGGAGACGCCGTTCTGGGACAGCTACGGCAGCCTGCCGCCCGGCCATCTCCTCACCGCCGACCAGATCGCCGACTCCGTGGTCTGGGCGATCCGCCAGCCGGCCGGGGTGGACATCAACACCGTGGTCGTACGGCCGATCGGGCAGCCGGTCTGA
- a CDS encoding class I SAM-dependent methyltransferase, which produces MGQHHHDQDPHRHGHQCGQGHGHDHGHHTDLDWAELAEHLVEQAELFDPLNRRAAAWVAMRQPEPGLVVDVGSGPGVVSCLLAEEFPGARVVALDGSGPLLGRARTRAEQLGLADRFATLEAELPDGLGELDYPADLMWASRSLHHLGDQRAALAAFAERLAPGGTLALVEGGLPSRFLPRDIGIGRPGLQSRIDAAEDRWFTEMRGSVPGSVPETEDWPGLLTAVGLRDATSRTFLLDLPAPVPEAARAYAVGQFQRARGMLAEFLDAADLSTVDRLLDPDDKASLHHRTDLFVLAAQTVHVARR; this is translated from the coding sequence ATGGGGCAGCACCACCACGACCAGGACCCGCACCGGCACGGACACCAGTGCGGGCAGGGCCACGGCCACGATCACGGCCACCACACCGATCTGGACTGGGCCGAGCTGGCCGAGCACCTCGTGGAGCAGGCGGAACTGTTCGACCCGCTCAACCGGCGTGCCGCCGCCTGGGTCGCCATGCGCCAGCCCGAGCCGGGGCTGGTCGTCGACGTCGGCAGCGGCCCGGGGGTGGTGAGCTGTCTGCTCGCCGAGGAGTTCCCCGGCGCCCGGGTCGTCGCACTGGACGGCTCGGGGCCGCTGCTGGGGCGTGCGCGTACCCGTGCCGAACAGCTTGGTCTCGCGGACCGGTTCGCCACCCTGGAGGCCGAACTCCCTGACGGTCTGGGAGAGTTGGACTACCCAGCCGACCTGATGTGGGCCAGCCGCAGTCTGCACCACCTCGGCGACCAGCGCGCCGCCCTCGCCGCCTTCGCCGAACGCCTGGCGCCCGGCGGCACGTTGGCCCTCGTCGAGGGCGGGCTGCCCAGCCGGTTCCTGCCGCGTGACATCGGCATCGGACGCCCCGGGCTGCAGTCCCGGATCGACGCGGCGGAGGACCGGTGGTTCACCGAGATGCGGGGGTCGGTGCCCGGGAGCGTCCCGGAGACCGAGGACTGGCCGGGACTGCTCACCGCCGTGGGTCTGCGCGACGCCACGTCCCGCACCTTCCTGCTGGACCTGCCGGCCCCGGTCCCCGAAGCCGCCCGCGCCTACGCCGTGGGCCAGTTCCAGCGTGCCCGGGGCATGCTCGCGGAGTTCCTCGACGCCGCCGACCTCTCGACGGTCGACCGCCTCCTCGACCCCGACGACAAGGCGAGCCTGCACCACCGCACGGACCTCTTCGTCCTCGCGGCCCAGACGGTGCATGTGGCTCGGCGGTGA
- a CDS encoding glycoside hydrolase family 6 protein: MSRTRTALLAALALVAGAAGTAVAAVPDDVGAQAVPCTVDYKVQNQWSTGFTAAVTVTNNSAAKSSWAVKWSYAGNQQVTSGWNSRITQSGTSVTAANETYNGTLATGGSVSFGFQASYSGTNALPATFTLDGVTCNVDDGGGGGTDPDPGTPGSRVDNPYSGAKVYVNPEWSANAAAEPGGSRISNQPTGVWLDRIAAIAGAGGKMGLRAHLDEALRQKGSGELVVQLVIYNLPGRDCSALASNGELGPTEIDKYKTQYIDPIKAILADSKYAGLRIVTTVEIDSLPNLVTNVGSRPTAVPQCDVMKANGNYVKGVGYALNKLGDVPNVYNYVDAGHHGWLGWDDNFAPSAAIMKEAATAEGATVNDVHGFITNTANYSALKENNFTINDTVAGKSVRESKWLDWNRYVDELSFAQAFRAQAVSAGFNSNIGMLIDTSRNGWGGTARPTGPGATTSVDTYIDGGRYDRRLNTGNWCNQSGAGLGERPKASPATGIDAYVWMKPPGESDGASSAIPNDEGKGFDRMCDPTYTGNPRNNYNMSGALANAPISGHWFSAQFQQLMQNAYPAL; this comes from the coding sequence ATGAGCCGTACCAGAACAGCACTCCTCGCGGCGTTGGCGCTGGTCGCCGGCGCCGCCGGGACCGCCGTCGCCGCGGTGCCCGACGACGTCGGTGCTCAGGCGGTCCCCTGCACCGTCGACTACAAGGTGCAGAACCAGTGGTCCACCGGCTTCACCGCCGCCGTCACCGTCACCAACAACAGCGCCGCGAAGTCCTCGTGGGCCGTGAAGTGGTCGTACGCGGGCAACCAGCAGGTCACCAGCGGCTGGAACTCCCGGATCACCCAGAGCGGCACGTCGGTGACCGCCGCCAACGAGACGTACAACGGCACGCTGGCCACCGGCGGTTCGGTCAGCTTCGGCTTCCAGGCCTCCTACAGCGGCACCAACGCGCTTCCGGCGACCTTCACGCTCGACGGCGTGACCTGCAACGTCGACGACGGCGGTGGAGGCGGCACCGATCCGGACCCGGGCACGCCGGGCAGCAGGGTGGACAACCCGTACAGCGGCGCCAAGGTGTACGTGAACCCCGAGTGGTCCGCCAACGCCGCCGCCGAACCGGGCGGCAGTCGGATCTCCAACCAGCCGACGGGTGTCTGGCTGGACCGCATCGCCGCCATCGCGGGCGCCGGCGGCAAGATGGGCCTGCGCGCCCACCTCGACGAGGCGCTCCGGCAGAAGGGCTCGGGCGAGCTCGTCGTCCAGTTGGTGATCTACAACCTGCCCGGCCGTGACTGCTCGGCCCTCGCCTCCAACGGCGAGCTGGGCCCCACGGAGATCGACAAGTACAAGACCCAGTACATCGACCCGATCAAGGCGATCCTCGCCGACTCCAAGTACGCCGGCCTGCGGATCGTCACCACGGTCGAGATCGACTCGCTGCCCAACCTCGTCACCAACGTCGGCAGCCGCCCGACGGCCGTGCCGCAGTGCGACGTGATGAAGGCCAACGGCAACTACGTCAAGGGTGTCGGGTACGCGCTGAACAAGCTGGGCGACGTCCCCAACGTCTACAACTACGTCGACGCCGGCCACCACGGCTGGCTCGGCTGGGACGACAACTTCGCCCCCTCCGCCGCCATCATGAAGGAGGCGGCGACCGCCGAGGGCGCCACGGTGAACGACGTCCACGGCTTCATCACGAACACGGCGAACTACAGCGCGCTGAAGGAGAACAACTTCACCATCAACGACACGGTGGCCGGCAAGTCGGTCCGCGAGTCGAAGTGGCTGGACTGGAACCGCTACGTCGACGAACTGTCCTTCGCCCAGGCTTTCCGCGCCCAGGCGGTCTCGGCGGGCTTCAACTCGAACATCGGCATGCTCATCGACACCTCCCGCAACGGTTGGGGCGGTACCGCACGGCCCACCGGACCGGGCGCGACGACCAGCGTCGACACCTACATCGACGGCGGGCGCTACGACCGCCGCCTCAACACGGGCAACTGGTGCAACCAGTCCGGAGCCGGTCTCGGCGAGCGTCCGAAGGCCTCCCCGGCGACCGGGATCGACGCCTACGTGTGGATGAAGCCGCCGGGGGAGTCCGACGGGGCCAGCTCCGCCATCCCGAACGACGAGGGCAAGGGCTTCGACCGCATGTGCGACCCGACGTACACGGGCAACCCGCGGAACAACTACAACATGTCCGGCGCCCTGGCGAACGCGCCGATCTCCGGGCACTGGTTCTCCGCCCAGTTCCAGCAGCTGATGCAGAACGCGTACCCCGCGCTCTGA
- a CDS encoding glycoside hydrolase family 48 protein, which yields MHPRPGRRATRRLWTAVVAALALPLTMLGTGSTPASAAAVACNVDYKTNDWGSGFTAELTISNRGTEAISGWTLTYDYTGNQTLSNGWSGTWSQSGKTVTARNASWNGTIAVGAAVSTGAQFTYSGTNAAPTNFAINGTACVGAHQPPITVLTSPAPGAVYSQGTAVPMAATAAAADNATITKVEFYDDTTLLGTDTTSPYTYSASGLSVGSHSLVAKAYDSLGASANSTPVGITVASGPAVVVSPTQLGVRQGQSGTYDVKLSTQPSGNVTVTTARASGNTGLSVSGGGSLTFTPSNWSTAQKVTISANASGTGSAVFDSTATGHAKASVTVTQLAASSEYDERFLELYGKITNPANGYFSPEGIPYHSVETLIVEAPDHGHETTSEAYSYLLWLQAMYGKVTGDWSKFNGAWEIMEKYMIPTKPDQPTNSFYNASKPATYAPEHDTPNEYPAQLNTNVSVGPDPIAAELKSAHGTDDIYGMHWLQDVDNVYGYGNSPGKCEAGPTDTGPSYINTFQRGPQESVWETIPQPTCDQFKYGGPNGYLDLFTRDASYAKQWKFTNAPDADARAVQAAYWADVWAKQQGKGGDVSATITKAAKMGDYLRYAMYDKYFKKIGNCVGPTTCPAGTGKDSSHYLLNWYYAWGGATDTNAGWAWRIGSSHTHGGYQNPLAAHALANYAPLKPKSATGQADWAKSLDRQIEFYRWLQSNEGGIAGGATNSWAGRYATPPAGTPTFYGMFYDEKPVYHDPPSNQWFGFQAWSMERVAEYYQQTGNAAAKTVLDKWVDWALSKTTINPDGTYRIPSTLQWSGAPDTWNASSPGANAGLHVAVADYTDDVGVAAAYAKTLTYYADRSGDADAARVAKALLDGMWEHHQDGLGVAVPETRADYNRFDDRVYVPSGWTGRMPNGDTINSTSTFDSIRSFYEDDPAWSRIEAYLAGGAAPSFTYHRFWAQADIALAMGSYAELLE from the coding sequence ATGCACCCCAGACCGGGACGCCGTGCCACGCGGCGTCTGTGGACCGCCGTGGTCGCGGCCCTCGCCCTGCCCCTGACGATGCTCGGCACGGGGTCGACTCCCGCCAGCGCGGCCGCGGTCGCCTGCAACGTCGACTACAAGACCAACGACTGGGGCTCGGGCTTCACCGCCGAGCTCACGATCAGCAACCGGGGCACCGAGGCCATCAGCGGCTGGACCCTGACGTACGACTACACGGGCAACCAGACGCTCAGCAACGGCTGGAGCGGTACCTGGTCGCAGTCCGGGAAGACCGTGACCGCGCGCAACGCCTCATGGAACGGCACGATCGCCGTCGGCGCCGCGGTGAGCACGGGCGCCCAGTTCACGTACAGCGGCACGAACGCGGCGCCGACCAACTTCGCGATCAACGGCACCGCGTGCGTGGGCGCGCACCAGCCGCCGATCACGGTGCTGACCAGTCCGGCGCCGGGCGCGGTGTACTCGCAGGGCACGGCGGTCCCGATGGCGGCCACGGCCGCCGCCGCGGACAACGCCACGATCACCAAGGTCGAGTTCTACGACGACACCACGCTGCTGGGCACGGACACCACCTCGCCGTACACGTACTCCGCCTCCGGGCTGAGCGTGGGCAGTCACTCGCTGGTGGCCAAGGCGTACGACAGCCTGGGCGCGTCGGCGAACTCCACACCGGTCGGCATCACGGTCGCCTCGGGTCCCGCCGTGGTGGTCTCGCCGACCCAACTGGGCGTCCGCCAGGGCCAGTCGGGCACGTACGACGTGAAACTGTCGACCCAGCCGTCCGGCAACGTGACGGTGACGACCGCGCGGGCGTCCGGCAACACCGGTCTGTCGGTGTCGGGCGGCGGGTCGCTGACCTTCACGCCGTCGAACTGGAGCACGGCCCAGAAGGTGACCATCTCCGCGAACGCCTCCGGCACCGGCTCGGCCGTCTTCGACTCGACGGCGACCGGCCACGCCAAGGCCTCGGTGACCGTGACCCAGCTGGCCGCGTCGAGCGAGTACGACGAGCGGTTCCTGGAGCTCTACGGCAAGATCACCAACCCGGCGAACGGCTACTTCTCCCCCGAGGGCATCCCGTACCACTCGGTGGAGACGCTGATCGTCGAGGCGCCGGACCACGGCCATGAGACCACCTCGGAGGCGTACAGCTACCTCCTGTGGCTCCAGGCCATGTACGGCAAGGTGACGGGTGACTGGTCCAAGTTCAACGGGGCCTGGGAGATCATGGAGAAGTACATGATCCCGACCAAGCCCGACCAGCCCACCAACTCCTTCTACAACGCCTCCAAGCCGGCGACGTACGCCCCGGAGCACGACACCCCGAACGAGTATCCGGCGCAGCTCAACACCAATGTCTCGGTCGGTCCGGACCCCATCGCCGCCGAGCTGAAGAGCGCCCACGGCACGGACGACATCTACGGCATGCACTGGCTGCAGGACGTGGACAACGTCTACGGCTACGGCAACTCGCCCGGCAAGTGCGAGGCGGGTCCGACCGACACCGGCCCGTCGTACATCAACACCTTCCAGCGCGGGCCGCAGGAGTCGGTGTGGGAGACGATCCCGCAGCCCACCTGCGACCAGTTCAAGTACGGCGGCCCGAACGGGTACCTGGACCTGTTCACCCGTGACGCGTCGTACGCCAAGCAGTGGAAGTTCACCAATGCCCCGGACGCCGACGCGCGAGCCGTGCAGGCCGCTTACTGGGCGGACGTCTGGGCGAAGCAGCAGGGCAAGGGCGGTGACGTCTCCGCGACCATCACCAAGGCCGCGAAGATGGGCGACTACCTGCGCTACGCGATGTACGACAAGTACTTCAAGAAGATCGGGAACTGTGTGGGGCCGACCACCTGCCCCGCGGGCACCGGCAAGGACTCCTCCCACTACCTGCTCAACTGGTACTACGCGTGGGGCGGTGCCACCGACACCAACGCCGGCTGGGCCTGGCGCATCGGCTCCAGCCACACGCACGGCGGTTACCAGAACCCGCTGGCCGCCCACGCCCTCGCCAACTACGCCCCGCTGAAGCCCAAGTCGGCGACCGGGCAGGCGGACTGGGCCAAGTCGCTCGACCGGCAGATCGAGTTCTACCGCTGGCTGCAGTCGAACGAGGGCGGCATCGCGGGCGGCGCAACCAACAGCTGGGCGGGGCGGTACGCCACTCCCCCGGCCGGGACGCCGACCTTCTACGGCATGTTCTACGACGAGAAGCCGGTGTACCACGACCCGCCGTCCAACCAGTGGTTCGGCTTCCAGGCGTGGTCCATGGAGCGGGTCGCCGAGTACTACCAGCAGACGGGCAACGCGGCCGCGAAGACCGTGCTGGACAAGTGGGTCGACTGGGCGCTGTCCAAGACGACGATCAATCCGGACGGGACGTACCGGATTCCGTCGACGCTCCAGTGGTCCGGCGCGCCCGACACGTGGAACGCGTCGAGTCCCGGCGCCAACGCGGGACTGCACGTCGCCGTCGCCGACTACACCGACGACGTGGGGGTGGCCGCCGCGTACGCCAAGACGCTGACCTACTACGCGGACCGCTCCGGTGACGCGGACGCGGCCCGGGTCGCCAAGGCGCTGCTCGACGGCATGTGGGAGCACCACCAGGACGGGCTGGGGGTCGCGGTTCCCGAGACCCGGGCGGACTACAACCGGTTCGACGACCGGGTGTACGTGCCGAGCGGGTGGACCGGCAGGATGCCGAACGGCGACACCATCAACTCGACGTCGACGTTCGACTCCATCAGGTCGTTCTACGAGGACGACCCGGCCTGGTCGAGGATCGAGGCGTATCTGGCCGGCGGGGCCGCGCCCTCGTTCACGTACCACCGGTTCTGGGCCCAGGCGGACATCGCCCTGGCCATGGGTTCGTACGCGGAGCTTCTGGAGTAG
- a CDS encoding cellulose binding domain-containing protein, which yields MRRTRILTAVLALAAGLLAGSPPVVAAERAEESVAVAADTYTWTNARIDGGGFVPGIVFNRKERNLAYARTDIGGAYRWVEASKTWTPLLDSIGWDDWGHTGVVSLASDPVDPNKVYVAAGTYTNSWDPGNGAILRSSDRGASWQKAHLPFKLGGNMPGRGMGERLAVDPNRNSVLYLGAPSGKGLWRSTDSGVTWSQVTNFPNVGNYVADPSDTSGYSSDNQGIVWVTFDESTGTSGNATRTLYVGVADKDNAVYRSTDAGATWSRLAGQPTGYLAHKGVLDTANGHLYLSYSDKGGPYDGGKGQLWRYATATGTWTNISPVAEADTSYGFSGLTVDRQDPGTVMATAYSSWWPDTQIFRSTDSGATWTRAWDYTSYPNRANRYTMDVSSSPWLTWGANPPPPEQTPKLGWMTEALEIDPFDSNRMMYGTGATIYGTENLGNWDSGSQFTIRPMVRGLEETAVNDLASPPSGAPLLSALGDIGGFRHTDLTKVPSMMFTQPNFTTTTSLDFAESTPNTVVRVGNLDSGPHIAFSTDNGANWFAGTDPSGVSGGGTVAAASDGGRFVWSPEGTGVRYTTGFGTTWSASSGIPSGAIVESDRVDPRTFYGFKSGKFYVSTDGGATFTASNATGLPSGDSVRFKALPGVKGDVWLAGGATDGAYGLWHSTDGGATWTKLSGVEQADTIGFGKAATGASYQTLYTSAKIGGVRGVFRSTDKGGTWTRINDDAHQWGWTGAAITGDPRVYGRVYIATNGRGVIYGDSSDTGGGGGGTDPDPEPEPTGPCAVTYKITNEWSGGFQADVRLSNTGTSAWTGWSLGWTFPGGQRISQIWNAAHTQTGSAVTARNIGWNGTVAAGASVSFGFTGSWSGTNGKPTAFKLGDQSCAVT from the coding sequence GTGCGAAGAACGCGCATCCTCACCGCCGTCCTGGCCCTCGCCGCCGGGCTGCTGGCGGGCTCCCCACCCGTCGTGGCCGCCGAGCGGGCCGAGGAGTCGGTGGCCGTCGCCGCCGACACCTACACCTGGACGAACGCCCGGATCGACGGCGGCGGCTTCGTCCCGGGCATCGTCTTCAACCGCAAGGAACGCAACCTCGCGTACGCCCGCACCGACATCGGCGGTGCCTACCGCTGGGTGGAGGCGTCCAAGACCTGGACCCCGTTGCTCGATTCCATCGGCTGGGACGACTGGGGTCACACCGGTGTCGTGAGCCTCGCCTCCGACCCGGTCGATCCGAACAAGGTGTACGTGGCGGCCGGGACGTACACCAACAGCTGGGATCCGGGGAACGGGGCGATCCTGCGGTCGTCGGACCGGGGGGCCAGCTGGCAGAAGGCGCATCTGCCGTTCAAGCTGGGCGGGAACATGCCGGGGCGGGGCATGGGCGAACGGCTGGCGGTGGACCCGAACCGCAACAGCGTGCTGTACCTGGGCGCGCCCAGCGGCAAGGGGCTGTGGCGGTCCACGGACTCGGGGGTCACCTGGTCGCAGGTGACGAACTTCCCGAACGTCGGCAACTATGTGGCCGATCCGTCCGACACCAGCGGCTACTCCAGCGACAACCAGGGCATCGTCTGGGTCACCTTCGACGAGTCGACGGGCACCTCGGGCAACGCCACGCGGACCCTGTACGTCGGGGTCGCCGACAAGGACAACGCGGTCTACCGGTCCACGGACGCGGGGGCGACCTGGTCGCGGCTGGCCGGGCAGCCGACCGGCTATCTGGCCCACAAGGGCGTCCTCGACACCGCGAACGGCCATCTGTACCTGTCGTACAGCGACAAGGGTGGGCCGTACGACGGCGGCAAGGGGCAGCTGTGGCGGTACGCGACGGCGACCGGCACCTGGACGAACATCAGCCCGGTGGCGGAGGCCGACACCTCCTACGGCTTCAGCGGGTTGACCGTCGACCGGCAGGACCCGGGCACGGTCATGGCGACGGCGTACAGCTCCTGGTGGCCGGACACGCAGATCTTCCGCTCCACGGACAGCGGCGCCACGTGGACCAGGGCCTGGGACTACACGTCGTACCCGAACCGTGCGAACCGATACACCATGGACGTCTCCTCGTCCCCCTGGCTGACCTGGGGCGCGAATCCCCCGCCGCCCGAGCAGACACCCAAGCTCGGCTGGATGACCGAGGCGCTGGAGATCGACCCGTTCGACTCGAACCGCATGATGTACGGGACCGGCGCGACGATCTACGGCACGGAGAACCTGGGGAACTGGGACAGCGGCAGCCAGTTCACCATCAGACCGATGGTGCGGGGGCTGGAGGAGACGGCCGTCAACGACCTGGCCTCTCCCCCGTCCGGTGCGCCGCTGCTGAGCGCGCTCGGAGACATCGGCGGCTTCCGGCACACCGATCTGACGAAGGTCCCGTCGATGATGTTCACCCAGCCGAACTTCACGACGACGACCAGTCTGGACTTCGCCGAGTCGACCCCGAACACGGTGGTGCGTGTGGGGAATCTGGACTCCGGTCCGCACATCGCGTTCTCCACGGACAACGGCGCCAACTGGTTCGCCGGGACGGACCCTTCGGGTGTCAGCGGCGGCGGTACGGTCGCGGCGGCCTCGGACGGCGGCCGTTTCGTGTGGAGTCCCGAGGGCACGGGCGTGCGGTACACGACCGGGTTCGGCACCACGTGGTCGGCGTCGAGCGGTATCCCGTCCGGCGCGATCGTGGAGTCCGACCGGGTGGACCCGAGGACCTTCTACGGCTTCAAGTCCGGGAAGTTCTACGTCAGTACGGACGGCGGGGCGACCTTCACCGCGTCGAACGCGACCGGGCTGCCCAGCGGCGACAGTGTCCGTTTCAAGGCGCTGCCCGGGGTGAAGGGCGACGTCTGGCTGGCCGGTGGCGCCACCGACGGGGCCTACGGGCTGTGGCACTCGACGGACGGCGGCGCGACCTGGACCAAGCTCTCCGGCGTCGAGCAGGCCGACACGATCGGCTTCGGCAAGGCGGCGACGGGAGCCTCGTACCAGACCCTCTACACCAGCGCCAAGATCGGCGGCGTGCGCGGCGTCTTCCGCTCGACGGACAAGGGCGGGACCTGGACCCGGATCAACGACGACGCCCACCAGTGGGGGTGGACGGGCGCGGCGATCACGGGTGACCCGAGGGTGTACGGGCGGGTCTACATCGCGACGAACGGGCGCGGGGTCATCTACGGCGACTCCTCCGACACCGGCGGCGGGGGCGGCGGTACGGATCCGGACCCCGAGCCCGAGCCGACGGGCCCCTGCGCGGTGACGTACAAGATCACCAATGAGTGGTCCGGGGGCTTCCAGGCGGACGTGCGGCTGTCCAACACGGGCACGAGCGCGTGGACCGGCTGGTCGCTCGGCTGGACCTTCCCGGGCGGTCAGCGCATCTCCCAGATCTGGAACGCCGCCCACACCCAGACGGGGTCGGCGGTCACCGCCCGGAACATCGGCTGGAACGGCACGGTGGCGGCCGGTGCGTCGGTGAGTTTCGGCTTCACCGGAAGCTGGTCGGGGACGAACGGCAAGCCGACCGCGTTCAAGCTCGGTGACCAGTCCTGCGCGGTGACCTGA
- a CDS encoding endonuclease/exonuclease/phosphatase family protein, with product MPNHSRVTRRLSMKTALAAVALLSLSRTTGLSGAPAVAAVEEKKEEAIAGPPLATMSFNLRYASTVRPNSWAVRRPVMRALLRQEAPHVIGTQEGLHQQLRDIEADLGTDYRWIGTGRAGGNRDEFMAVFYDTRRLAPVEYRHFWLSDTPEVPGSNTWGGGSIRMVTWVRFRDLKDGDRQFYVLNTHLDNLSQYARDRAAALIAQRIAGLDRSLPLVVTGDFNVAAHRNTVYDTMLGAGLVDTWDAAPERNDLYATFHGHRPLTPGGDRIDWILTTPGITVHRAAINTFASGGQFPSDHLPVQASVTLG from the coding sequence GTGCCGAACCACAGCCGCGTCACGCGCCGACTGAGCATGAAGACCGCCCTCGCCGCGGTGGCTCTGCTGTCCTTGTCCCGTACCACCGGACTGTCCGGCGCACCCGCCGTCGCGGCGGTGGAGGAGAAGAAGGAGGAGGCCATCGCCGGCCCGCCCCTCGCGACCATGTCCTTCAATCTGCGCTACGCGAGCACCGTGCGGCCCAACAGCTGGGCCGTGCGCAGACCGGTGATGCGGGCCCTGCTGCGGCAGGAAGCACCCCATGTCATCGGCACCCAGGAGGGCCTCCATCAGCAACTGCGCGACATCGAGGCCGACCTGGGGACGGACTACCGCTGGATCGGCACCGGCCGCGCGGGCGGCAACCGCGACGAGTTCATGGCCGTCTTCTACGACACCCGCCGGCTCGCGCCCGTCGAGTATCGGCACTTCTGGCTCTCCGACACACCGGAGGTGCCCGGGTCGAACACCTGGGGCGGCGGTTCCATCCGGATGGTCACCTGGGTCCGGTTCCGTGACCTGAAGGACGGCGACAGACAGTTCTACGTCCTCAACACCCACCTCGACAACCTCAGCCAGTACGCACGCGACCGCGCCGCGGCCCTGATCGCCCAGCGCATCGCCGGGCTCGACCGGTCGCTGCCCCTCGTCGTCACCGGCGACTTCAACGTGGCGGCCCACCGGAACACGGTCTACGACACGATGCTGGGCGCCGGCCTCGTCGACACCTGGGACGCGGCACCCGAGCGCAACGACCTGTACGCGACGTTCCACGGCCACCGCCCGCTGACGCCGGGCGGCGACCGCATCGACTGGATCCTGACCACTCCGGGCATCACGGTGCACCGGGCGGCCATCAACACGTTCGCGTCCGGTGGCCAGTTCCCCAGCGACCATCTGCCGGTGCAGGCGTCCGTCACGCTGGGCTGA